The sequence ACCGTAGAGGGAGCTACCGTTAGCGTCTATCGCCACCAGCAGCGGGAAATCCTCGACTTCAAGAACCCACACCGCCTCCGGCGTGCCAAGCTCGTCGAGCCAGAGCACCTCTCTGACGTTCTTTATGCTCTTCGCCGCGAGGGAGCCAGCTCCACCAGTGAAGGCGAAGTAAACGGTCCGGCCTTTAAAGGGCCCTGGGTTCATCCCTCCCTTTCCTATTATCCCGCGGACACCGAGGGAGAGAATCCCCTCCAGGTAGCGGTTCATTCTCGCGCTGGTTGTGGGGCCCGCCGAGACAACCTCATAGCCCCCACCACCTTTCCTTATCACAGGCCCGCAGTGGTAGATCACGGCCCCATCAAGGTCGAAGGGAAGCTCCCTCCTCGCGGCGAGCTCCAGAATTCTCCTGTGTGCCGAATCCCGGGCGGTGTAAACTGTCCCTGAGAGGTGAACCACATCGCCGGCCCTGAGATTCAGGACGTCCTCTTCACCCAGGGGAGTTCTCAGCCTCACTGCCAAACCTCAATCCCCCCGTCCGGCTTTATCCTGAGGAAAGCCCTCCTGTTGGCCCAGCACTGGACTATCAAACCGACCGGAAAGCTCGCGGGGTGCCTGT comes from Thermococcus celericrescens and encodes:
- a CDS encoding FumA C-terminus/TtdB family hydratase beta subunit, coding for MAVRLRTPLGEEDVLNLRAGDVVHLSGTVYTARDSAHRRILELAARRELPFDLDGAVIYHCGPVIRKGGGGYEVVSAGPTTSARMNRYLEGILSLGVRGIIGKGGMNPGPFKGRTVYFAFTGGAGSLAAKSIKNVREVLWLDELGTPEAVWVLEVEDFPLLVAIDANGSSLYGR